One stretch of Verrucomicrobiia bacterium DNA includes these proteins:
- a CDS encoding sulfatase yields the protein MHVLAMRVWVFSVLFPVLLPVWVAAATPPNVVILFADDLGYGDVGCYGARDIATPHLDRLAAEGVRFTRFYVSQPVCSASRASLLTGCYANRVSVHGALGPRSAVGLHPQETTLAEVLKARGYATALLGKWHLGDRPEFLPTRQGFEVYFGLPYSNDMWPYHPDYVNLPPEQARRKAGYPDLPLYENERIRVAPVTAEHQAQLTTWYTERAVGFIEQNRRRPFFLYVAYAMPHVPLYVSERFKGRSGRGLYGDVIVEIDWSVGEILGALRRHGLEGRTLVIFSSDNGPWLSYGNHSGSAGPLREGKGTVWEGGVRVPGLMRWPGRIPAGQVCTQPAMTLDLLPTIARLAGAALPTNKIDGQDIWPLMAGHPGAVSPHEAYYFYYQQNELQAVMSGPWKLILPHTYRTMQGQAPGRDGRPGTYRMVKVERPELYQVDEDPGETRDWAAERPDVVTRLLALAERARAELGDALTGRQGAGVRPAGRVAAAAAAP from the coding sequence ATGCATGTCCTGGCCATGCGGGTGTGGGTGTTTTCCGTATTGTTCCCGGTATTGCTGCCGGTGTGGGTGGCGGCGGCCACGCCGCCGAATGTGGTGATTTTATTTGCCGATGATCTGGGCTATGGGGATGTGGGGTGCTATGGGGCGCGGGATATTGCCACGCCGCATCTGGACCGGCTGGCGGCCGAGGGGGTCAGGTTCACACGGTTTTATGTGTCGCAGCCGGTGTGCTCGGCGTCGCGGGCCTCGTTGTTGACGGGATGTTATGCCAATCGGGTGAGCGTTCATGGGGCTTTGGGGCCGCGGTCGGCGGTGGGGCTGCATCCGCAGGAGACGACGCTGGCGGAGGTGTTGAAGGCGCGGGGCTATGCCACGGCGCTTTTGGGGAAATGGCATTTGGGGGATCGGCCGGAGTTTTTGCCGACGCGGCAGGGGTTCGAGGTGTATTTTGGCCTGCCCTATTCGAATGACATGTGGCCGTATCATCCGGACTACGTGAATTTGCCGCCGGAGCAGGCGCGGCGCAAAGCGGGGTATCCGGATTTGCCGTTGTATGAGAACGAGCGCATCCGGGTGGCGCCGGTGACGGCCGAGCATCAGGCGCAGCTTACGACGTGGTACACGGAGCGGGCGGTGGGGTTCATTGAGCAGAATCGGCGGCGGCCGTTTTTTCTGTATGTGGCGTATGCGATGCCGCATGTGCCGTTGTATGTGTCGGAACGATTCAAAGGGCGGTCGGGGCGTGGGTTGTATGGGGATGTGATCGTGGAAATAGACTGGAGCGTGGGCGAGATTTTGGGCGCGCTGCGGCGGCACGGGCTGGAGGGGCGGACGCTGGTGATCTTCAGTTCGGACAACGGGCCGTGGCTTTCGTACGGGAATCATTCCGGGTCTGCCGGGCCGTTGCGGGAGGGGAAGGGGACGGTGTGGGAGGGGGGTGTGCGGGTGCCGGGGTTGATGCGATGGCCGGGGCGGATCCCGGCGGGGCAGGTATGCACGCAGCCGGCGATGACGCTGGATTTGCTGCCGACGATTGCGCGGCTGGCGGGGGCGGCGCTGCCGACGAACAAAATTGACGGGCAGGACATCTGGCCGCTGATGGCGGGGCATCCCGGGGCGGTCAGCCCGCATGAGGCTTATTATTTTTATTATCAACAGAACGAGCTGCAGGCGGTGATGAGCGGGCCGTGGAAGCTGATTCTGCCGCACACGTACCGCACGATGCAGGGTCAGGCGCCGGGCCGGGATGGCCGGCCGGGGACGTATCGGATGGTGAAAGTGGAGCGGCCGGAGCTGTACCAGGTGGACGAAGATCCCGGCGAGACGCGCGATTGGGCGGCCGAGCGTCCTGACGTGGTGACGCGCCTGCTGGCGCTGGCGGAGCGGGCCCGGGCGGAGCTGGGGGATGCGCTGACCGGGCGGCAGGGCGCGGGGGTGCGTCCGGCGGGGCGTGTGGCGGCGGCGGCGGCGGCTCCTTGA
- a CDS encoding HNH endonuclease, with protein sequence MAVRLKKAVLLERMVAGLRLSGWNAAVLRAEHPFEVSLVHPELCLVVICYIWNLTYGGKPRNPNELRIQITGIDQFQVREGAKTLLLGWSEEEQVFAGFDVTKHLLSMKGRSPSLQVRIETLRQAKEKGFFPQIRANEEIVIAFRPDFFAAYVQEMEEMHRTAQQPLELEHLFSMARAERPPQIVDVPAGPRRSVLARINRKVRDARFRKNVLAAYEYRCAVSGIQLELVEAAHLIPVEHERGTDELKNGICLSALHHRAFDLGLIGIKKDYSVIINQRRLQELRRTGWDGGAEKFQSTLRDQILLPARRDHYPDPEYLVFGQFLRGWSEKDLT encoded by the coding sequence ATGGCGGTTCGTTTGAAAAAAGCTGTTTTGTTGGAGCGCATGGTAGCAGGCCTAAGGCTCTCTGGCTGGAACGCTGCTGTTTTGAGGGCGGAGCATCCGTTCGAGGTTTCTCTCGTCCACCCTGAGCTGTGTTTGGTGGTTATATGTTACATTTGGAATTTAACCTATGGCGGCAAACCGCGTAACCCCAACGAGCTCCGGATTCAAATCACGGGCATTGACCAGTTCCAGGTGAGAGAAGGCGCAAAGACGTTGTTGTTGGGATGGAGTGAGGAGGAGCAGGTTTTTGCAGGTTTTGATGTTACTAAGCACTTGCTCTCCATGAAGGGACGCTCGCCTTCCTTGCAAGTGCGCATCGAAACGCTGCGCCAGGCAAAAGAAAAAGGATTTTTTCCCCAGATTCGTGCCAATGAGGAGATTGTCATCGCGTTTCGCCCCGACTTTTTTGCGGCTTACGTCCAGGAGATGGAGGAAATGCACCGGACCGCCCAGCAACCCCTTGAGCTGGAGCATCTGTTTTCCATGGCCCGCGCGGAGCGACCGCCGCAAATCGTGGACGTACCGGCAGGGCCGCGGCGCAGTGTGCTGGCGCGCATTAACCGCAAAGTGCGGGATGCACGCTTTCGTAAGAATGTCCTGGCGGCTTACGAGTATCGCTGTGCTGTCAGCGGCATCCAGCTGGAGCTTGTCGAGGCGGCTCACCTGATTCCGGTGGAGCATGAGCGCGGCACCGATGAACTGAAGAATGGAATCTGCCTGAGCGCGTTACACCACCGGGCTTTTGATCTGGGGTTGATCGGCATAAAAAAGGATTATTCAGTCATCATCAACCAGCGGCGCCTGCAGGAACTTCGCCGCACGGGATGGGATGGCGGAGCGGAAAAATTTCAGAGCACCTTGCGTGATCAGATTCTTCTGCCCGCTCGGCGCGATCATTACCCTGATCCGGAATATTTGGTTTTCGGTCAGTTTTTGCGTGGCTGGTCTGAGAAAGACCTGACCTAA
- a CDS encoding site-specific DNA-methyltransferase has product MASHPDVECPAPARLVHKTRLGHIYLGDSLALFRDWIAEQSVDLIMTSPPFGLVRKKDYGNVAADQYVEWFRPFARAFQRALKPNGSLVIDIGGAWNPGHPTKSLYQYELLICLCREFGFHLAQEFFWWNPARLPTPAEWVTVRRIRVKDAVNCIWWLSPSPWPKASNRRVLQPYSESMKELLAKGYKPKLRPSGHDISDKFGTDNGAAIPPNLLAIAHTESNSRYIRYCAENGLKPHPARFPCELPEFFIRMLTDAHDLVVDPFAGSCVTGEAAEKCGRRWICCEVVYEYVRGAVGRFTPSTGVSYSSDSPAADEQEGTWYRVYKPGLKWNGVEDDPLPADGGLKRPKRQPRDKPHGGQTPRETEPVQMLLMETASAEVKKRKKPKKQ; this is encoded by the coding sequence TTTTCGGGATTGGATTGCCGAGCAGTCTGTTGATTTGATCATGACCAGTCCGCCGTTTGGATTGGTGCGCAAAAAGGACTACGGCAATGTTGCCGCGGATCAGTATGTGGAGTGGTTTCGACCTTTTGCCCGCGCATTCCAGCGCGCCCTTAAACCCAACGGATCCCTGGTGATTGACATAGGCGGAGCTTGGAATCCCGGCCACCCCACCAAGAGTCTTTATCAATACGAGCTTCTTATCTGCCTTTGTCGGGAATTTGGATTTCATCTGGCGCAGGAATTTTTTTGGTGGAATCCGGCTAGACTTCCCACGCCGGCCGAGTGGGTGACTGTCCGGCGGATTCGTGTCAAAGACGCCGTCAATTGTATTTGGTGGCTCTCCCCGAGTCCCTGGCCCAAAGCCAGCAACCGGCGGGTGCTGCAGCCTTATTCAGAAAGCATGAAAGAGCTGCTGGCCAAGGGCTATAAGCCCAAATTAAGGCCATCTGGGCATGACATCTCGGATAAATTCGGAACCGATAACGGAGCGGCCATTCCCCCCAATCTGCTGGCCATTGCCCACACGGAAAGCAATTCGAGGTATATTCGCTATTGCGCGGAAAATGGCCTTAAACCCCATCCTGCCAGGTTTCCCTGCGAGCTGCCTGAATTTTTCATTCGCATGTTAACAGACGCCCACGATTTAGTTGTCGATCCTTTTGCGGGAAGCTGCGTGACCGGGGAAGCGGCGGAGAAGTGCGGCAGGCGTTGGATTTGTTGCGAGGTGGTATATGAATATGTGCGGGGAGCGGTCGGACGGTTCACGCCCTCAACAGGCGTCAGTTATTCCTCCGACTCTCCGGCTGCCGACGAACAGGAGGGAACGTGGTACCGGGTCTACAAACCGGGACTCAAGTGGAATGGGGTTGAGGATGATCCTTTGCCTGCGGACGGCGGCCTTAAGCGCCCAAAACGCCAGCCAAGGGACAAACCGCACGGAGGTCAAACACCCCGCGAGACCGAGCCGGTTCAGATGTTATTGATGGAGACGGCCTCGGCCGAGGTCAAGAAGCGTAAAAAGCCTAAAAAGCAATAA